One window of the Nocardia huaxiensis genome contains the following:
- a CDS encoding SMP-30/gluconolactonase/LRE family protein: MTVLTVMGAAGIATADTAPIGCGQWTASTVASGYGTLENLAFDGRGGLLLSEVSLGGSGGGLQRLTADGVRATVAEIESPGGIVVTGTTAFVNSGNTARSGLSDAADGSIRAVDLTTGAITTAATGLTMPNGLAQLPDGGFVVSRDLGADTTLTRVAPDGSTHPLAPGLTSTNGLAYDPARRKLFVSTTFDAVSTLAAFDADNLTAEPARITIPGPGPLNAADDLTVGPDGAVYVALNVLGQVVRVDPETQRTCVVASGLPFTTSVRFGSGPGWDAHSLYATSFLGTVTRLTP, translated from the coding sequence ATGACTGTGCTGACGGTAATGGGAGCGGCCGGCATCGCGACGGCCGACACCGCGCCCATCGGCTGCGGGCAGTGGACCGCCTCGACGGTCGCCTCCGGCTACGGCACCCTGGAGAATCTGGCCTTCGACGGCCGCGGCGGGCTGCTGCTGTCCGAGGTGAGCCTCGGTGGTTCCGGGGGCGGGTTGCAGCGCCTCACCGCCGACGGCGTCCGCGCCACCGTCGCGGAAATCGAATCGCCCGGCGGCATCGTGGTCACCGGCACAACGGCTTTCGTGAACTCCGGCAATACCGCCCGCAGCGGGCTGTCCGACGCCGCCGACGGATCCATCCGGGCCGTCGATCTCACCACCGGCGCGATCACCACGGCCGCAACGGGTCTGACCATGCCCAACGGCCTGGCCCAGCTGCCCGACGGCGGGTTCGTGGTCAGCCGCGATCTGGGTGCGGACACCACGCTCACCCGGGTCGCCCCCGACGGTTCGACCCACCCCCTGGCTCCGGGGCTGACCTCCACCAACGGTCTGGCCTACGACCCGGCGCGGCGAAAACTGTTCGTGTCGACCACTTTCGACGCGGTCTCCACCCTCGCCGCCTTCGACGCCGACAATCTGACGGCCGAACCGGCGCGCATCACCATCCCCGGCCCCGGACCGCTCAATGCCGCCGACGATCTGACCGTCGGCCCGGACGGCGCGGTATATGTAGCTCTGAATGTGCTCGGTCAGGTGGTCCGCGTCGATCCGGAGACCCAGCGCACCTGCGTCGTGGCCAGTGGCCTGCCGTTCACCACGTCGGTGCGGTTCGGTTCCGGACCCGGCTGGGATGCGCATTCCCTGTATGCCACAAGTTTTCTGGGCACGGTCACCCGGCTCACGCCCTGA
- the metG gene encoding methionine--tRNA ligase: MSASDRPAFYLTTAIAYPNGAPHIGHAYEYISTDALARFKRLDGFDVFFMTGTDEHGQKVQQAAKAAGVPEQEYASRNSDVFEAMDKALDVSYDRFIRTTDEDHHAASVAIWEKMAANGDIYLDTYAGWYSVRDEAFYTEEETTLLEDGTRISTDTKTPVEWTEESNYFFRLSKYQDKLLELYENTPEFIAPATRRNEIVSYVKAGLKDLSISRTTFDWGVPVPGDPAHVMYVWVDALTNYLTGAGFPDVDSAQFQRFWPADLHIIGKDITRFHTVYWPAFLMSAGIALPKRVFVHGFVNYRGEKMSKSVGNVVDPMSLVETYGLDAVRFFLLREISYGQDGSYSEEAIAGRINTDLANEFGNLAQRCLKMVARDFGGVVPTPGEFTAEDKALLERANGLLDAVRAEFDQQQIHLGLEQLWLTLGETNRYFSAQAPWTLAKSGTPEDIAREGTILYVTMEVVRIVSLLVQPVIPASAGKILDLLAQSDRTFAAVATPIAPGTALPEPQVVFPKYVAPKA, encoded by the coding sequence ATGAGCGCATCCGACCGCCCCGCCTTTTACCTAACCACGGCCATCGCGTACCCGAACGGCGCACCGCACATCGGACACGCCTACGAGTACATCTCGACCGATGCCCTGGCCCGCTTCAAGCGGCTCGACGGCTTCGACGTGTTCTTCATGACGGGCACCGACGAGCACGGCCAGAAGGTGCAGCAGGCCGCCAAGGCCGCGGGCGTCCCGGAGCAGGAGTACGCGTCCCGCAACTCCGATGTCTTCGAGGCCATGGACAAGGCCCTGGATGTCTCCTACGACCGCTTCATCCGCACCACCGATGAGGACCATCACGCCGCGTCGGTCGCCATCTGGGAGAAGATGGCCGCCAACGGCGACATCTACCTCGACACCTACGCCGGCTGGTACTCGGTGCGCGACGAGGCCTTCTACACCGAGGAGGAGACCACCCTCCTCGAGGACGGCACCCGCATCTCCACCGACACCAAGACCCCGGTGGAGTGGACCGAGGAGTCGAACTACTTCTTCCGCCTGTCCAAGTACCAGGACAAGCTGCTCGAACTGTACGAGAACACCCCGGAATTCATCGCGCCCGCGACCCGGCGCAACGAGATCGTCTCGTATGTGAAGGCCGGGCTGAAGGATCTGTCCATCTCCCGCACCACCTTCGACTGGGGTGTGCCGGTGCCCGGCGATCCGGCGCACGTCATGTACGTGTGGGTGGACGCGCTCACCAACTACCTGACCGGCGCGGGCTTCCCGGACGTGGATTCGGCGCAGTTCCAGCGCTTCTGGCCGGCCGATCTGCACATCATCGGCAAGGACATCACCCGCTTCCACACCGTGTACTGGCCGGCCTTCCTGATGAGCGCCGGGATCGCGCTGCCCAAGCGGGTTTTCGTGCACGGCTTCGTGAACTACCGCGGCGAGAAGATGTCCAAGTCGGTCGGCAATGTGGTCGATCCCATGTCGCTGGTGGAGACCTACGGCCTGGATGCCGTGCGGTTCTTCCTGCTGCGCGAGATCTCCTACGGGCAGGACGGCTCCTACAGCGAGGAGGCCATCGCGGGACGGATCAATACCGATCTGGCCAACGAGTTCGGCAATCTGGCGCAGCGCTGCCTGAAGATGGTGGCGCGCGATTTCGGCGGCGTGGTGCCGACGCCGGGCGAGTTCACCGCCGAGGACAAGGCGCTGCTGGAGCGGGCCAACGGGCTGCTGGACGCGGTGCGGGCCGAATTCGACCAGCAGCAGATCCATTTGGGCCTGGAGCAGCTGTGGCTGACGCTCGGTGAGACCAACCGGTACTTCTCCGCGCAGGCGCCGTGGACGCTGGCCAAGTCGGGCACGCCCGAGGACATCGCGCGCGAGGGCACGATTCTCTACGTGACCATGGAGGTCGTGCGGATCGTGTCGCTGCTGGTGCAGCCGGTCATTCCGGCCTCGGCGGGCAAGATCCTGGATCTGCTGGCGCAGTCCGACCGCACCTTCGCGGCCGTGGCCACGCCGATCGCGCCGGGCACCGCCCTGCCCGAGCCGCAAGTGGTCTTCCCGAAGTACGTGGCGCCGAAGGCTTGA
- a CDS encoding alpha/beta fold hydrolase, whose protein sequence is MRLFGGRMRALAAATASAGILLIAPGTPAHAAEPGAVIGTVAQPSGFRGMANGYALDYWTSRSNGEAVEASAGLFIPEGDAPAGGWPIMVYDHGTSGLGPGCGGQTANGRFSRPKEDAILQYFVNKGFAVVAPDYLGLGRFDTGPHPYLETRSEATATIDAVKAARAARPELSRTWAIIGFSQGGHAALGAANLQSTLAPDLDFRGTIASDPASDIEKLLPIGGPWVPEIPGDAGNAVNGFVVSMFVGLRETHPELDFDSYLTPRGKEILDQAGSMCFLDIMKLTDGVSLGQMLSRPLSDERFRAISDEYMRVPTTGYDAPILLLLNTNDTTVPSPLHAALAAQFAANGVDFRTVVGTGTHTQVSPQMWDAIGAFSDRILATPVQP, encoded by the coding sequence ATGCGGTTGTTCGGTGGACGGATGCGCGCACTGGCGGCAGCCACGGCATCGGCAGGCATTCTGCTGATCGCGCCGGGGACCCCGGCACACGCGGCGGAGCCCGGTGCGGTGATCGGCACCGTGGCCCAGCCCAGCGGATTCCGCGGGATGGCCAATGGATACGCGCTCGACTACTGGACCAGTCGCTCCAATGGCGAGGCCGTGGAAGCCAGTGCGGGACTGTTCATTCCGGAGGGCGACGCACCCGCGGGCGGCTGGCCGATCATGGTGTACGACCACGGCACCTCGGGCCTCGGACCCGGCTGCGGCGGGCAGACCGCCAACGGCCGCTTCAGCCGGCCCAAGGAAGACGCGATCCTGCAGTACTTCGTGAACAAGGGCTTCGCCGTCGTCGCACCCGACTATCTCGGACTCGGCCGCTTCGACACCGGGCCGCACCCGTACCTCGAGACCCGCAGCGAAGCCACCGCCACCATCGACGCCGTGAAGGCGGCGCGCGCGGCGCGACCGGAACTCTCGCGCACCTGGGCGATCATCGGCTTCTCCCAGGGCGGGCACGCGGCACTGGGCGCGGCCAACCTGCAATCGACCCTCGCACCCGACCTCGACTTCCGCGGCACCATCGCCTCGGACCCGGCCTCCGACATCGAGAAGCTGCTGCCCATCGGCGGGCCGTGGGTGCCGGAGATTCCCGGCGACGCCGGCAATGCCGTGAACGGCTTCGTGGTCAGCATGTTCGTCGGACTGCGGGAAACCCATCCCGAACTCGACTTCGACAGCTACCTGACCCCGCGCGGCAAGGAGATCCTGGATCAGGCGGGCAGCATGTGCTTCCTCGACATCATGAAGCTCACCGATGGCGTCTCACTCGGCCAGATGCTGTCGCGGCCGCTGTCCGACGAGCGCTTCCGGGCCATCTCCGACGAGTACATGCGGGTGCCCACCACCGGCTACGACGCGCCGATCCTGTTGCTGCTCAATACCAATGACACCACCGTGCCGTCTCCGCTGCACGCCGCGCTGGCCGCCCAGTTCGCCGCCAATGGCGTGGACTTCCGGACCGTCGTCGGCACCGGCACGCACACCCAGGTGAGCCCGCAG
- a CDS encoding resuscitation-promoting factor: MNALAKINSSRSPLLYGAIAAMLVTLIVGAGLAIVNKKEVTLVVDGQKLIQHSMFGDVRGVLKDAGYALTDRDDVSPSPASKIADGGTITLNRAREVSLIVDGKPSTAWTTALTVAEALVKLGLPDDVFTSPARPSPLPLQGGKMLITNPRTVELSDDGAPLSLVRLAAPTVGELLQVQGRPLINQDFVEPAASTPLTDGMKITVTRKIVTNRVERIPLDPPENVIEDPTLNMSRTIVENPGTPGVQDVTFAISTVNGQEAGKDPIASTVIVPAAPKTVRKGAKPGTEVPEVRDGHVWDALAKCESGGNWAINTGNGYYGGIQFDESTWARQGGLKYAPRADLATREEQIAIAEVTRARQGWGAWPACTSRLGIS, encoded by the coding sequence ATGAACGCTTTGGCGAAGATCAACTCGTCGCGATCGCCGCTCCTGTACGGCGCCATCGCGGCGATGCTTGTCACGCTCATTGTGGGTGCGGGACTGGCCATCGTGAACAAGAAAGAAGTCACGCTGGTCGTCGACGGGCAGAAGCTCATCCAGCACAGCATGTTCGGGGATGTGCGCGGCGTTCTGAAGGACGCCGGCTACGCCCTCACCGATCGCGATGATGTATCCCCTTCGCCCGCTTCGAAGATCGCGGACGGCGGCACCATCACGCTGAACCGGGCCCGCGAGGTCTCGCTCATCGTCGACGGCAAACCCTCGACGGCGTGGACCACCGCGCTCACCGTCGCGGAGGCCCTCGTGAAACTGGGCCTGCCCGACGACGTCTTCACCTCGCCCGCACGGCCCTCGCCGCTGCCGCTGCAGGGCGGGAAGATGCTCATCACCAACCCGCGCACCGTGGAACTCTCCGACGACGGCGCGCCGCTGTCGCTGGTGCGCCTGGCCGCCCCGACCGTCGGCGAACTGCTGCAGGTCCAGGGCCGCCCCCTGATCAATCAGGACTTCGTGGAACCGGCCGCGAGCACCCCGCTCACCGACGGCATGAAGATCACCGTCACCCGCAAGATCGTCACCAACCGCGTCGAGCGCATCCCGCTCGATCCGCCGGAGAACGTGATCGAGGATCCCACCCTGAACATGAGCCGGACCATCGTGGAGAACCCCGGCACCCCCGGCGTCCAGGACGTCACCTTCGCCATCTCCACCGTGAACGGCCAAGAGGCGGGCAAGGATCCGATCGCCTCCACCGTCATCGTCCCCGCCGCACCGAAGACCGTGCGCAAGGGCGCCAAGCCCGGGACCGAGGTTCCCGAGGTCCGCGACGGCCACGTCTGGGACGCCCTGGCCAAATGCGAATCCGGCGGCAATTGGGCCATCAACACCGGCAACGGCTACTACGGCGGCATCCAGTTCGACGAGAGCACCTGGGCCCGCCAGGGCGGCCTCAAGTACGCCCCCCGCGCCGACCTGGCGACCCGCGAAGAGCAGATCGCCATCGCCGAGGTGACGCGTGCCCGCCAGGGCTGGGGCGCCTGGCCCGCCTGCACCAGCCGCCTCGGCATCAGCTGA
- a CDS encoding helix-turn-helix domain-containing protein, whose translation MRYRREGLGLTQEEVARRMFVSLSLYRKLEKGERPLSMSRIEDWCAAVDAPIWMLQKMVSIALPMLSSAIAKGSWPPALKDEDLEHLEAFPFPAFFHRVPEYDVLAANAAARSAFSWLLPADQGAARPTNVIEQMMTAPEAPLVLDNWYEIVHRLLFYMRVAAPGIVPPERIAQIIETCRVNPHFEDMWTTDMSEEVFNSARVVVNVPDSDQQLFFTMRSYNAVHPDDTGYQLFMLTPRSR comes from the coding sequence ATGCGGTACCGGCGCGAAGGTCTGGGGCTCACCCAGGAGGAAGTCGCGCGGCGCATGTTCGTCAGCCTGTCGCTGTACCGGAAGCTCGAGAAGGGCGAGCGCCCGCTGTCGATGAGCCGGATCGAGGACTGGTGCGCGGCCGTCGACGCGCCCATCTGGATGCTGCAGAAGATGGTGTCCATCGCACTGCCCATGCTGTCGTCCGCCATCGCCAAGGGTTCGTGGCCGCCCGCGCTCAAGGACGAGGACCTCGAACATCTGGAGGCGTTCCCGTTCCCGGCGTTCTTCCACCGGGTGCCCGAATACGACGTGCTCGCCGCCAATGCGGCCGCCCGCAGCGCGTTTTCGTGGCTGCTGCCCGCCGATCAGGGCGCGGCCCGGCCCACCAATGTGATCGAGCAGATGATGACGGCGCCGGAAGCCCCCCTGGTGCTCGACAACTGGTACGAGATCGTGCACCGGCTGCTGTTCTACATGCGGGTCGCGGCGCCGGGCATCGTGCCGCCGGAGCGGATCGCGCAGATCATCGAAACCTGCCGCGTCAACCCGCATTTCGAGGACATGTGGACCACGGACATGTCCGAGGAGGTGTTCAACAGCGCCCGCGTGGTGGTGAACGTCCCGGACAGCGATCAGCAGCTGTTCTTCACCATGCGGTCCTACAACGCCGTGCATCCGGACGACACCGGTTACCAGCTGTTCATGCTCACACCACGCAGCAGGTGA
- a CDS encoding MBL fold metallo-hydrolase — translation MRVHHLECGNLDPLGGEWLWGMEFVVHCLLVEHDTGLLLVDTGLGEQAARRPDWLGRGWSSVFRPGLDPAISALAQIESLGYTREDVRDIVLTHLDLDHAGGLADFPDARVHLFENELRAMESPRSLGETQRYRAPQLRHGPRWQLHSEGGDSWFGFAGARTLPGIPEEVVLVPLAGHSRGHAGVALRTGDSWLLHAGDSYFGHLGRPEDGERPWAIAAFEAFAAADGRARRLNHERLSELARDHTDDVTVFSAHCGRELRALWARASAMS, via the coding sequence ATGCGCGTTCATCACCTGGAGTGCGGCAACCTCGATCCGCTCGGCGGCGAATGGCTGTGGGGCATGGAATTCGTGGTGCACTGCCTGCTCGTCGAACACGACACCGGTCTGCTGCTGGTCGACACCGGCCTGGGTGAACAGGCCGCGCGCCGGCCCGACTGGCTGGGAAGGGGCTGGTCGAGCGTCTTCCGCCCGGGTCTGGATCCGGCGATATCGGCCCTGGCACAGATCGAATCGCTCGGCTACACGCGCGAGGACGTCCGCGATATCGTGCTCACCCACCTGGACCTCGATCACGCCGGCGGTCTCGCCGACTTTCCGGACGCCCGCGTGCACCTGTTCGAAAACGAGCTGCGCGCAATGGAATCCCCGCGCAGCCTGGGCGAGACCCAGCGCTACCGCGCACCCCAGCTGCGGCACGGCCCGCGCTGGCAACTGCACTCCGAAGGCGGGGACAGCTGGTTCGGTTTCGCGGGCGCGCGCACCCTGCCGGGCATACCGGAGGAGGTCGTGCTGGTGCCGCTGGCCGGCCACAGCCGCGGGCACGCCGGCGTGGCCTTGCGCACCGGCGATTCCTGGCTGCTGCACGCCGGGGATTCGTACTTCGGCCACCTCGGCCGTCCAGAGGATGGTGAACGCCCGTGGGCCATCGCCGCCTTCGAAGCCTTCGCCGCCGCCGACGGCCGCGCACGGCGACTCAATCACGAGCGGCTGTCCGAGCTGGCCCGCGACCACACCGATGACGTGACGGTCTTCTCCGCCCACTGCGGGCGGGAACTGCGCGCCCTGTGGGCCCGTGCGTCGGCCATGTCTTAA
- a CDS encoding SDR family NAD(P)-dependent oxidoreductase — protein MNQRYEGRRVLVTGAGSGIGQGIALRLLAEGAQLVAADVSENGLAATAEAVPADQRDKLKTVLLDVADPESVRSATAEAFEFLGGLDVLVNAAGIMRAGHTHELPLETWNKVLAVNLTGTFLMVQAGIPKLLDSPHGGVVVNFSSTSAFGAAPYMAAYTASKAGINALTHTIALEYVKKGLRAVNIVPGGIGTSLTAGLDLPSDADWSLMARLPGWLEGGTLGKPEDIAGVVAMVASDDGRYMTGTELRVDGGALM, from the coding sequence ATGAACCAGAGATACGAAGGCCGTCGGGTACTCGTCACCGGAGCCGGTTCCGGCATCGGCCAGGGCATCGCTCTGCGCCTGCTCGCCGAAGGCGCGCAGCTCGTGGCAGCGGACGTGAGCGAAAACGGTCTGGCCGCAACGGCGGAAGCCGTCCCCGCCGATCAGCGGGACAAGCTGAAGACGGTCCTGCTGGATGTCGCCGACCCGGAATCGGTGCGATCCGCCACCGCCGAAGCCTTCGAATTCCTCGGCGGCCTCGATGTTCTCGTGAACGCGGCGGGCATCATGCGCGCCGGCCACACCCACGAACTCCCCCTGGAGACCTGGAACAAGGTCCTCGCGGTCAATCTGACCGGCACCTTCCTCATGGTCCAGGCGGGCATCCCCAAACTCCTGGACTCCCCGCACGGCGGCGTGGTCGTGAACTTCTCGTCCACTTCGGCTTTCGGCGCGGCCCCCTACATGGCCGCCTACACCGCGTCCAAGGCGGGCATCAACGCCCTCACCCACACCATCGCCCTCGAATACGTGAAAAAGGGCCTGCGCGCGGTGAATATCGTGCCCGGCGGCATCGGCACCAGCCTGACCGCGGGACTCGACCTTCCGTCCGACGCCGACTGGAGCCTCATGGCCCGCCTCCCCGGCTGGCTCGAGGGCGGCACCCTCGGCAAGCCGGAAGACATCGCGGGCGTGGTGGCCATGGTCGCCTCCGACGACGGCCGCTACATGACCGGCACCGAACTCCGCGTCGACGGCGGCGCTTTGATGTAG
- a CDS encoding TatD family hydrolase, with amino-acid sequence MSSRRPAPEPPEPLAPLVDAHTHIDACGATDPESVAALVDRAEAVGVGKIVTVADDLEAARAAVRAAHWDDRVYAAVALHPTRANALDDAAKKELEELARDPRVVAVGETGLDYYWPGKLDGCATVEEQVEGFRWHIDLAKRVRKPLMIHNREADHDLLTVLLDEGAPDQVIFHCFSGDANMALACVEEGYVLSFSGTVSFKNAHELREAAKLVPQDQILVETDAPYLTPHPFRGAPNESYMLPYTLRALAEVRGQDPQELAEITTATARRLYRI; translated from the coding sequence ATGAGTAGCCGCCGACCTGCCCCCGAGCCGCCGGAGCCGCTCGCCCCGCTGGTCGACGCGCACACCCACATCGACGCCTGCGGCGCGACCGACCCGGAATCGGTTGCGGCGCTGGTGGATCGGGCCGAGGCCGTGGGTGTCGGCAAGATCGTGACGGTGGCCGACGACCTCGAGGCCGCGCGCGCCGCGGTGCGGGCCGCGCACTGGGACGATCGCGTGTACGCGGCGGTCGCGCTGCATCCGACGCGCGCCAACGCGCTCGACGACGCGGCGAAGAAGGAACTCGAGGAACTGGCTCGCGATCCGCGCGTGGTCGCGGTGGGGGAGACCGGGCTCGACTACTACTGGCCCGGCAAGCTCGACGGCTGCGCGACGGTCGAGGAACAGGTCGAGGGTTTCCGCTGGCATATCGACCTCGCCAAGCGAGTGCGCAAACCGCTCATGATCCACAATCGCGAGGCCGATCACGATCTGCTGACGGTGTTGCTGGACGAGGGCGCGCCGGATCAGGTGATCTTCCACTGCTTCTCGGGTGACGCCAACATGGCCCTCGCCTGTGTGGAGGAAGGTTATGTACTGAGCTTTTCGGGCACGGTGAGTTTCAAGAATGCCCACGAATTGCGGGAGGCCGCGAAACTCGTTCCGCAAGATCAGATTCTGGTGGAAACCGATGCGCCGTATCTGACTCCGCATCCGTTCCGGGGCGCGCCCAACGAGTCTTACATGCTGCCGTACACGCTGCGCGCGCTGGCGGAGGTGCGCGGGCAGGATCCGCAGGAGCTGGCCGAGATCACCACGGCGACCGCGCGGCGGTTGTACCGAATCTAG